The following coding sequences are from one Nicotiana tabacum cultivar K326 chromosome 1, ASM71507v2, whole genome shotgun sequence window:
- the LOC107786153 gene encoding uncharacterized protein LOC107786153 — MVFIRLHFPLFPSQHLKISALKHLGLNPSRFFVTEAETLEEEISDVFKQWGFTENDISKIFKSLPSSRRMSQTLLQSKLQTVTDLGITSSHLTKIITYRPALLRSRIEGCWQRLQFLTTLFGSNEVFLKAVRRNPSLLTYNLDDKIRPVIRIYENFGLSRSDLVSMLLVRPEMISRNSVGDEKLDLIRRTKVEKGSRMYKYVVSLILVSRVETIREKVANLVQYGLMEDEVFQLFGRSPLVSTLSIDKVKRNMDFVIGTMKLSASVVLHKPSLLFLNLDTVIKPRFLLGETIEDMGLLPQFKVPAVFTALRMTEKRFAEHFINCHPENVRMSCWPSIEMPKALYLKRMQNVLESLQRVLNGNLSLINSLEHE, encoded by the coding sequence ATGGTCTTTATTCGTTTGCATTTCCCACTCTTCCCATCTCAGCACTTGAAGATCTCCGCTCTGAAGCACCTTGGCTTAAACCCCAGTAGATTCTTTGTCACAGAGGCTGAAACCCTGGAAGAGGAGATATCTGACGTCTTCAAACAATGGGGTTTCACAGAAAATGATATCTCCAAGATTTTCAAGAGCCTCCCATCTTCCCGCAGAATGTCACAGACCCTTCTCCAATCAAAGCTCCAGACAGTCACTGACTTGGGCATTACATCTTCCCACCTTACAAAGATTATAACATACCGTCCTGCTCTCTTACGCAGTCGAATCGAAGGTTGCTGGCAACGCCTTCAATTTTTGACAACTTTGTTTGGGTCAAATGAGGTATTTCTTAAAGCTGTTAGGAGAAATCCGTCATTGCTTACTTATAATTTAGACGACAAAATTAGGCCTGTGATTAGAATCTATGAAAATTTTGGTCTTAGTAGAAGTGACTTAGTATCTATGTTACTGGTTCGCCCTGAAATGATTTCAAGAAATTCTGTAGGAGATGAGAAGCTTGATTTAATTCGTAGAACGAAGGTGGAAAAGGGTTCCCGGATGTATAAGTATGTGGTTTCACTGATTCTTGTTTCGCGGGTTGAAACTATCCGTGAAAAGGTGGCTAATTTGGTGCAATACGGGTTAATGGAAGATGAGGTTTTCCAGCTTTTTGGAAGATCACCACTCGTGAGCACGCTTTCCATTGATAAAGTGAAAAGGAATATGGATTTTGTAATAGGCACTATGAAGCTATCTGCCAGTGTAGTACTTCACAAACCGAGTTTGCTGTTCTTGAATTTGGATACCGTTATTAAACCACGATTTCTTTTAGGGGAAACGATAGAAGATATGGGGCTTCTCCCCCAGTTCAAGGTTCCTGCGGTTTTCACAGCATTGAGGATGACAGAGAAGCGGTTCGCGGAGCACTTTATAAATTGTCATCCGGAGAATGTTAGGATGAGCTGCTGGCCTTCTATAGAAATGCCAAAAGCCCTTTATCTGAAACGAATGCAAAATGTGTTAGAAAGTTTGCAGAGGGTTCTAAATGGAAATCTTTCGTTGATTAACTCTTTAGAACATGAGTAA